Proteins from one Tsuneonella aeria genomic window:
- the argF gene encoding ornithine carbamoyltransferase encodes MTGVRHFLDLSDAGSDALRTMLADAHARKRARQGWPKGRPDADAPLAGCVLATIFEKNSTRTRVSFDMAMRQLGGSAMVMDAGSMQLGRGESLADTARVLSRMVDGIMIRTDDHAKVEELAHHATVPVINGLTDRSHPCQIVADLMTIEEQGKSLRGLELAWLGDGNNVLHSILEASALMGFNVRVGTPQGYEPHDAFIAMARDAGSRVTVTADAAAAVDGADIVVTDTWVSMGQDHAEDKLTAMAPFQVDAGLIARARPDARFLHCLPAHVGEEVTEDVFEGAQSVVFDEAENRIHAQKSVLLWCFGLL; translated from the coding sequence ATGACGGGTGTGCGCCACTTCCTCGACTTGTCGGACGCGGGGAGTGACGCCCTGCGGACGATGCTGGCCGACGCACATGCGCGCAAGCGTGCCCGTCAAGGCTGGCCGAAGGGCCGGCCCGATGCCGACGCGCCACTGGCCGGGTGCGTGCTGGCGACGATCTTCGAGAAGAACTCCACCCGCACGCGTGTCAGCTTCGACATGGCCATGCGCCAGCTCGGCGGCAGCGCCATGGTGATGGACGCCGGGTCGATGCAGCTCGGACGCGGGGAATCGCTGGCGGATACGGCGCGGGTGCTCAGCCGCATGGTGGACGGGATCATGATCCGCACCGACGATCACGCCAAGGTCGAGGAGCTGGCGCATCATGCCACGGTCCCCGTCATCAACGGACTGACCGACCGATCCCATCCCTGCCAGATCGTCGCCGACCTGATGACGATCGAGGAACAGGGCAAGTCGCTGCGCGGCCTGGAGCTCGCATGGCTGGGGGATGGCAACAACGTGCTGCATTCGATCCTGGAAGCCTCTGCGCTGATGGGCTTCAACGTGCGGGTGGGCACGCCGCAGGGCTACGAACCGCACGACGCGTTCATCGCGATGGCGCGCGATGCCGGTTCGCGCGTCACGGTGACAGCCGATGCGGCTGCCGCCGTCGACGGTGCCGATATCGTGGTCACCGATACCTGGGTGTCGATGGGCCAGGACCACGCGGAGGACAAGCTCACGGCCATGGCGCCGTTCCAGGTCGACGCTGGCTTGATCGCGCGCGCCCGGCCGGATGCGCGGTTCCTCCACTGCCTCCCGGCTCACGTCGGCGAGGAAGTGACGGAAGATGTCTTCGAAGGCGCGCAATCGGTCGTCTTCGACGAGGCCGAGAACCGCATTCACGCGCAAAAGTCCGTACTTCTGTGGTGCTTCGGCCTGTTGTGA
- the queC gene encoding 7-cyano-7-deazaguanine synthase QueC, with translation MPGDEDPAIVLLSGGLDSMVAAGIAREMGFAVHALTIDYGQRHRRELQSAKAVAAMVSAAQHVIMPLDLRQFGGSALTADIDVPKDGVGADIPVTYVPARNLVFLALTVAFAEASGAHDIFIGVNALDYSGYPDCRPEFIASFAETARLGTRDGVSGRPFRIHAPLQMMTKADIAREADRLGLDPAASWSCYDPVGERACGTCDSCRLRQKGFAEAGLLDGTIYAG, from the coding sequence GTGCCCGGCGACGAAGACCCTGCCATCGTCCTCCTGTCCGGAGGGCTCGATTCGATGGTCGCCGCGGGTATCGCGCGCGAGATGGGGTTCGCGGTTCACGCGCTGACGATCGATTACGGACAGCGCCATCGTCGCGAACTGCAGTCCGCCAAGGCGGTCGCCGCCATGGTGAGCGCGGCGCAGCATGTCATCATGCCGCTCGATTTGCGCCAGTTCGGCGGTTCCGCGCTGACGGCCGATATCGACGTGCCCAAGGACGGCGTCGGGGCCGACATTCCCGTGACTTACGTCCCGGCGCGCAACCTCGTATTCCTCGCCCTGACGGTCGCGTTTGCGGAGGCGAGCGGGGCGCACGACATCTTCATCGGAGTCAACGCGCTCGACTATTCGGGCTACCCCGATTGCAGGCCGGAATTCATCGCCAGCTTTGCGGAGACGGCCCGGCTGGGCACGCGCGACGGCGTTTCGGGCCGCCCGTTCCGCATCCATGCACCGCTGCAGATGATGACCAAGGCCGACATCGCGCGCGAGGCGGACCGGCTGGGGCTCGATCCCGCCGCGTCATGGTCATGCTACGATCCCGTGGGAGAACGGGCCTGCGGAACATGCGACAGTTGCCGGTTGCGGCAGAAGGGCTTTGCCGAAGCCGGACTCTTGGACGGGACAATATATGCAGGATGA
- a CDS encoding Hsp33 family molecular chaperone HslO, translated as METTDETFADRILGFTIPSRHARGRAVRLDGALGEILAAHAYPPAITHLLAEALVLASLMGSLLKDEEGQLTMQAQTEGGVVRLLVCDWQGGKLRGYVDFDADRLAALGANPSLYALFGNGYLAITFDLADGGRYQGIVPVEGETLAAACERYFSQSEQLPTLIRVGVRASGESVTAGGLLVQHMPDGEEGRERLHARLDHPEWEHIAALAGSTRYGELVDPDLSLEALIWRLFHEEEEVRVQAGAAVSRGCRCSADHYRAVISRFPEEERAAMRNDEGAIIVNCEFCSRQFVIDI; from the coding sequence ATGGAAACCACAGACGAAACATTCGCCGATCGGATCCTGGGCTTCACTATCCCTTCGCGGCACGCGCGTGGCCGCGCGGTTCGCCTCGACGGCGCGCTGGGGGAGATCTTGGCCGCACATGCCTATCCGCCGGCGATCACGCATCTTTTGGCCGAGGCGCTGGTGCTCGCCTCCCTCATGGGCAGCCTTCTGAAGGACGAGGAAGGGCAGCTTACCATGCAGGCGCAGACCGAAGGCGGGGTGGTGCGCCTGCTGGTGTGCGACTGGCAGGGCGGCAAGCTGCGCGGCTATGTCGATTTCGATGCCGATCGACTGGCGGCCCTGGGTGCCAATCCCTCGCTCTACGCGCTCTTCGGCAACGGGTATCTCGCGATCACGTTCGATCTGGCGGATGGCGGGCGGTATCAGGGGATCGTTCCCGTGGAAGGGGAGACGCTGGCGGCCGCGTGCGAGCGGTACTTCAGCCAGTCCGAGCAGTTGCCGACCCTCATCCGGGTAGGCGTGCGGGCAAGCGGCGAGAGCGTGACCGCGGGGGGTCTGCTCGTGCAGCACATGCCCGACGGCGAGGAGGGGCGCGAACGCCTCCACGCGCGACTGGATCATCCGGAATGGGAGCATATCGCAGCGCTCGCAGGAAGCACGCGCTACGGCGAGCTGGTCGATCCCGACCTGTCGCTGGAGGCGCTGATCTGGCGGTTGTTCCATGAAGAGGAGGAAGTGCGGGTGCAGGCCGGCGCCGCGGTGAGCCGGGGATGCCGGTGCTCTGCGGACCATTATCGCGCGGTCATTTCCCGATTTCCCGAAGAGGAGCGAGCGGCGATGCGCAATGATGAGGGCGCGATCATCGTCAATTGCGAGTTCTGCTCGAGGCAGTTCGTCATCGATATATGA
- a CDS encoding superoxide dismutase family protein, with translation MNYRHLTAACTAALALAGCSTVADLPAERIGSATLLLANGQPAGTVQILRAGNVTTMAVAVTGVSPGVHGIHLHTTGACKAPDFTSAGGHLNPTGRTHGSLSAGGKHAGDLPNITVGAGGSGTLNADLTGSPEDVRGWLFDTDGTAVVLHADPDDYRTDPSGNSGARIACGVLRAS, from the coding sequence ATGAACTACCGCCACCTGACCGCCGCCTGCACCGCCGCGCTAGCGCTGGCCGGTTGCAGCACCGTCGCCGACCTCCCGGCGGAGCGTATCGGTTCGGCTACGTTGCTGCTCGCGAACGGGCAGCCCGCCGGGACCGTGCAGATCCTGCGCGCCGGGAACGTGACCACGATGGCGGTCGCGGTGACGGGGGTATCACCGGGCGTCCACGGCATCCATCTTCACACGACGGGCGCCTGCAAGGCGCCGGATTTCACCTCGGCCGGGGGCCATCTCAACCCCACCGGTCGCACACACGGGTCGCTGTCGGCCGGCGGCAAGCACGCCGGCGACCTGCCCAACATCACCGTGGGGGCCGGCGGCAGCGGGACGCTCAACGCAGACCTCACAGGATCGCCCGAGGACGTCCGGGGATGGCTCTTCGACACGGACGGGACGGCGGTCGTCCTTCACGCCGATCCGGACGACTACCGCACCGACCCCTCTGGCAATTCCGGCGCGCGGATCGCGTGCGGCGTCCTCCGCGCAAGCTGA
- a CDS encoding terminase large subunit domain-containing protein: MTRRKADPATASRGTWLRRPGPAADGKREALARLLRPHELAALGSYYWEGWARDAQLPPAEAWRTWLICAGRGFGKTRAGAEWVRDVARSDGGARIALVGASLNEVRNVMVEGDSGVLAAAPGALAPVFEPSLRKLTWENGAIAWLYSAGEPESLRGPQHSHASRPGAEGGVGQRRPRARRYPAAPGNRGRKRRSARLAARWRMLARRR, encoded by the coding sequence ATGACCAGGCGTAAGGCCGACCCCGCGACCGCCTCGCGCGGCACATGGCTCCGCCGCCCCGGCCCCGCCGCCGATGGGAAGCGCGAGGCGCTGGCGCGCCTGCTTCGCCCGCACGAGCTCGCCGCGCTGGGCAGCTATTACTGGGAAGGCTGGGCGCGCGACGCGCAGCTTCCCCCCGCGGAGGCCTGGCGCACCTGGCTGATCTGCGCCGGACGCGGCTTCGGCAAGACCCGCGCGGGCGCCGAATGGGTCCGCGATGTCGCCCGCAGTGACGGCGGCGCACGGATCGCCCTGGTCGGCGCGAGCCTCAACGAAGTGCGCAACGTGATGGTCGAAGGCGACAGCGGTGTCCTCGCCGCCGCGCCCGGCGCGCTGGCCCCGGTGTTCGAGCCGAGCCTGCGCAAGCTGACATGGGAAAACGGCGCGATCGCATGGCTCTATTCCGCCGGCGAGCCCGAAAGCCTGCGCGGCCCCCAGCACAGCCACGCCTCCCGGCCAGGCGCAGAAGGAGGTGTCGGTCAACGCCGCCCTCGCGCGCGCCGATATCCTGCTGCACCCGGCAATAGAGGGCGAAAGCGCCGCTCCGCCCGCCTCGCCGCGCGATGGCGAATGCTGGCCCGTCGCCGCTGA
- a CDS encoding DUF2793 domain-containing protein yields MSVNAALARADILLHPAIEGESAAPPASPRDGECWPVAADGTGAFAGHAGELASFTLGQWHFTPPFPGLRVHDRAAGQAIVFLDSWQRVPQPALPAGGAVVDAEARAAIAELVRALCNTAIFPAQGPGTNP; encoded by the coding sequence GTGTCGGTCAACGCCGCCCTCGCGCGCGCCGATATCCTGCTGCACCCGGCAATAGAGGGCGAAAGCGCCGCTCCGCCCGCCTCGCCGCGCGATGGCGAATGCTGGCCCGTCGCCGCTGACGGCACCGGCGCGTTCGCCGGGCACGCGGGCGAACTCGCCAGCTTCACGCTGGGCCAGTGGCATTTCACCCCGCCGTTCCCGGGTCTGCGCGTGCATGACCGCGCCGCCGGGCAGGCGATCGTTTTCCTGGACAGTTGGCAGCGCGTTCCCCAGCCGGCGCTTCCGGCTGGCGGCGCGGTCGTCGACGCGGAAGCCCGCGCGGCCATCGCCGAGCTTGTGCGTGCTTTATGCAACACTGCGATTTTCCCTGCCCAAGGGCCGGGAACCAACCCCTGA
- a CDS encoding OmpA family protein yields MRKLVIGLAMASTAIASPALARDGAWYVELDGGPMIVEDIEFDLPGASNAVSVDHKKGFDFGGVVGYDFGFLRLEAEGSYREADIDQLNVGTAGVITSGNRIARGVTANADGDSSVLSFMINALADFGPDDGLQGFVGGGAGVARTKFDGVSIDRSGPDWLDDSDSGFAWQILAGVRAPLTDNIDVGLKYRFFNTAELDMVDSSGRDVNAKWRSHSLLGTIGFNFGGAPIALQTCWDGTQIPMDQVCPAQPAPPPPPPPPPPVVAPVCNKGPYIVFFEWDRSDITPEAATILNSAVSAYANCGSAAVMLAGHADRSGSNQYNVGLSQRRADAVRAYMSARGVADSQISTEAFGETQPRVPTADGVRELQNRRVEITYGPGSGM; encoded by the coding sequence ATGCGGAAACTCGTCATTGGCTTGGCGATGGCATCGACTGCCATTGCGTCGCCAGCACTCGCACGCGACGGCGCGTGGTATGTCGAACTCGACGGCGGTCCGATGATCGTCGAAGACATCGAATTCGACCTGCCCGGCGCTTCGAACGCCGTCTCTGTCGACCACAAGAAGGGTTTCGACTTCGGTGGTGTGGTCGGTTACGACTTCGGCTTCCTCCGCCTTGAAGCGGAAGGCAGCTACCGTGAAGCCGACATCGACCAGCTGAACGTCGGCACCGCTGGCGTCATCACCTCGGGCAACCGTATTGCCCGCGGCGTGACTGCCAACGCCGATGGCGACAGCAGCGTCCTCAGCTTCATGATCAACGCGCTCGCCGACTTCGGTCCGGACGATGGCCTGCAGGGCTTCGTCGGCGGTGGTGCCGGTGTTGCCCGCACCAAGTTCGACGGCGTCTCGATCGATCGCAGCGGTCCCGACTGGCTCGACGATTCGGACAGCGGCTTCGCATGGCAGATCCTGGCGGGCGTTCGCGCTCCGTTGACGGACAACATCGACGTCGGCCTGAAGTATCGCTTCTTCAACACCGCCGAACTCGACATGGTCGACAGCTCGGGCCGCGACGTGAACGCCAAGTGGCGCTCGCACTCGCTGCTGGGCACGATCGGCTTCAACTTCGGTGGCGCGCCGATCGCCCTGCAGACCTGCTGGGACGGCACGCAGATCCCAATGGACCAGGTGTGCCCGGCACAGCCCGCGCCGCCGCCGCCCCCGCCGCCGCCGCCGCCCGTCGTGGCTCCGGTCTGCAACAAGGGCCCGTACATCGTGTTCTTCGAATGGGATCGTTCGGACATCACGCCTGAAGCAGCGACCATCCTCAACAGCGCCGTGTCGGCTTACGCCAACTGCGGCAGCGCGGCGGTCATGCTGGCCGGCCACGCGGACCGTTCGGGTTCGAACCAGTACAACGTCGGCCTCTCCCAGCGCCGTGCGGACGCGGTTCGCGCCTACATGTCGGCTCGCGGTGTTGCGGACTCGCAGATCTCGACCGAAGCCTTCGGCGAAACCCAGCCGCGCGTTCCGACCGCGGACGGTGTGCGCGAACTTCAGAACCGCCGGGTGGAAATCACCTACGGTCCGGGTTCGGGCATGTAA
- a CDS encoding spinster family MFS transporter, giving the protein MQDDDVTGATVAENGAEPRATGYSWYVLTVLVIVYILNFIDRQIVSILAVDIKADLGLTDSDMGFLGGAAFAVFYALFGIPLGRLADNWTRVRLLAIGLALWSTMTALSGFARDQLSLSLARMGVGVGEATASPTAYSLISDYFPKRQRATAIAIYSSGLYIGGGISLFIGALIKESWNAAYPGGGPLNLVGWQAAFLAVGIPGLLVALWVATLREPVRGAMDSAPATSSPRPFRNLVYDLSTIVPPFTVIGAFRRGWGALAINLAVGAAMVAVAIGMIGVTDNVPQWSAVALGYYAVFSWATALRAQDPATYRLIWGTPAFIATTLGYGLVSLVAYALAFWSAPYAETVLGLPKAELAFVLGANGAVSGFLGVILGGRVADALRARYPAGRVLVILFGVLAPVIPIWIGYTTENAFLFYTMNFLAGMFGATALGAAAATTQDLVLPRMRGTATAAFFLGTTLIGLSFGPYIVGQISDWAGTIVDGRPVGDLRTGIVSLIAVTPIAVALLAYAWRSVPQAEATLAERAEAARAPGRP; this is encoded by the coding sequence ATGCAGGATGACGACGTGACCGGGGCAACCGTCGCCGAGAATGGGGCGGAACCGCGGGCGACAGGATACAGCTGGTACGTCCTCACCGTGCTGGTGATCGTCTACATCCTGAACTTTATCGACCGCCAGATCGTGAGCATCCTGGCCGTCGATATCAAGGCCGATCTAGGCCTGACAGACAGCGACATGGGCTTCCTGGGCGGCGCCGCCTTCGCGGTGTTCTATGCCCTGTTCGGCATTCCGCTTGGCCGGCTGGCCGATAACTGGACCCGCGTGCGGCTCCTTGCGATCGGCCTGGCGCTGTGGTCCACGATGACCGCGTTGTCGGGCTTTGCGCGGGACCAGCTTTCGCTTTCGCTGGCGCGGATGGGCGTGGGCGTAGGCGAAGCGACCGCCAGCCCCACTGCCTACTCACTGATCTCGGACTACTTCCCCAAGCGCCAGCGGGCGACCGCGATCGCGATCTATTCCTCGGGCCTCTACATCGGCGGCGGGATATCGCTGTTCATCGGCGCGCTGATCAAGGAAAGCTGGAACGCCGCCTACCCGGGCGGAGGACCGCTGAACCTCGTCGGGTGGCAGGCTGCATTCCTGGCGGTCGGCATCCCCGGCCTGCTCGTTGCATTGTGGGTCGCGACCTTGCGTGAACCGGTGCGCGGCGCGATGGATTCGGCGCCCGCCACCTCCTCGCCCAGGCCGTTCCGCAATCTGGTGTACGATCTGTCCACCATCGTTCCGCCTTTCACCGTCATCGGCGCGTTTCGCCGCGGCTGGGGCGCGCTGGCGATCAACCTGGCCGTCGGGGCCGCGATGGTTGCGGTGGCCATCGGGATGATCGGGGTTACGGATAACGTGCCGCAGTGGTCGGCCGTGGCGCTGGGCTACTACGCCGTCTTCTCCTGGGCCACCGCCCTCCGCGCGCAGGACCCGGCGACATATCGCCTGATCTGGGGAACCCCTGCCTTTATCGCGACGACGCTGGGTTACGGCCTGGTGTCGCTGGTTGCCTATGCGTTGGCGTTCTGGTCGGCACCGTATGCCGAGACTGTTCTGGGCCTGCCGAAGGCTGAACTCGCCTTCGTGCTCGGGGCGAACGGCGCGGTCAGCGGGTTCCTGGGGGTGATCCTGGGAGGCCGCGTTGCCGATGCGTTGCGGGCGCGCTATCCCGCCGGGCGGGTGCTGGTGATCCTGTTCGGGGTGCTGGCGCCGGTGATCCCGATCTGGATCGGCTACACGACCGAAAACGCCTTCCTGTTCTACACGATGAATTTCCTCGCCGGGATGTTCGGCGCGACCGCGCTGGGCGCGGCGGCGGCGACGACGCAGGACCTGGTGCTGCCGCGGATGCGCGGCACCGCGACGGCGGCGTTCTTCCTCGGCACGACGCTTATCGGCCTGTCGTTCGGGCCCTACATCGTCGGCCAGATATCGGACTGGGCGGGGACGATCGTCGACGGCAGGCCGGTCGGTGACCTGCGGACGGGCATCGTCTCGCTTATCGCGGTGACGCCGATCGCCGTCGCTCTGCTAGCCTATGCCTGGCGGTCGGTGCCCCAGGCGGAGGCGACCCTGGCGGAGCGGGCAGAGGCCGCGCGCGCGCCGGGCCGACCTTAA